The Peptacetobacter hiranonis DNA window CCGAGTATTATAATAGAAACAAGGATACTTTTTTAGATATTTTTGAGGTTATGAAGAAATCTTTTAACCACGAGGATAATTTTGAAAAATAGAATCTACCTTATAGATTAAATAAAAAGTGTGCTGACACAAATAAAAGTGTCAGCACATTTTTATTTAAATACTATTTATCTCAATCTTTTAAAGAAACTTCCTAGCATCCCTGCACATTCTTCTTCTAGCACCCCATACTTGTACTCAACCTTAGAATCTTCAAAATACTCCTTCTTAAAATCAGACTGTTTCTCTATCTTGGCATTCTTCACTCTCTTAGCTCCTATAACAACTTCTCTAATTCTCGAATTTACAATAGCTCCACAGCACATTACACAAGGCTCCATAGTTACGTACATCTTGCAGCCAAACAATCTCCATCCCTTTAATTTCTTAGCCGCATTCTTTATCGCAAGTATCTCAGAATGAGCAGTTGCATCCTTTAGATGCTCTGTTAAATTATGTCCTCTTCCTATTATCTCTCCATCCTTTACAATTACCGCACCAATTGGAGTTTCTTCTTTATCGTATGCCTTCTTCGCTTCTCTAAGTGCCTCCATCATAAAGTATTCGTCGTCACTCATTCCTGTAACCATTCTTACATACTGGCGATCATACTCGCAGAAATCCTCTGTATTTATAAGGAATTTATCACCTACTGCATATTCCTTCATTCCCTGCTGATTAGACACAGCTACAACTTCAGCTTCAACGGTTTCAGTTATTCCAAATACGCACTTTTTATATTCTTCTTCATTCATTCTTACAACTTTTGCAACTTCTTTGTTGGGATTAAATACTGTATCTTCATCCACTTTGTATCTATATACCTCACAAATTTCATTATCTATAAAATCTCCGTCAACTATATTTTCAAAAATCTCATTGATAAATGAAATATTTTTTTCTTTAGCCACTATCCCAGCTTCTTCTGAGATTTCTCTTTTAAGTGCTTCAAATACATCCTCTCCAGAATCTATATGACCACCTACCATCACACCATAAAGACCTGGGTAACTTTTATACATCGCTCTTTGCTGGAAATAGCAGTATTTTCCATTTTCAGTATCCTCTTCAAACCAGCAGTGAACTACTTTGTGTATATGTCCTTTTTCATGAATTTCTCCTCTGGTAGCAGTTCCTATCTTCTCAAAATCTTTGTCGTATATATCTAAAATCTCTTTATTTAGTATTTCATCTTCCTTACTTTTAACTATTTCTAGCTCTTTATCTTTTACACGATTTCCCATATCAAAAGATATAACTTTAGATTTTTCTCTATTCAATTCTATCCACAGCCTTTCTTGTTTATATTTTTAAAAACATAAAAATTTTATCCACTTATCCACTATTTTTACTTGGATATTTAATTTTTTCTGTTGTTATTGTATTTTTTGAGTATGTTTTTATTCACTATTTTAGTAATTATATAATCTAGCTTAGTTTAAATTTAATGTTATTTCAATACCTATTGTGGATTAAATTATATTTAAAAGTGGATTAAATTATATTTAAAAAGAGATGCTATAATTTATATAACATCTCTTTCATTTCAATTACTTATTTATTTACAATTCTTTTTCTAATTGCATCCTACTATTTCTTTCATCATTTACTTCTATTTCCATATGTCTTTACATAATATTTAATAATTCTTACATCTTAAAAAATAAAATAGACCTATGCAGATAACTACATAGGCCCATTTTCTTTACATTAAAAATTTATTTATCTCTATCTCTATAATCTCAAGCATCTCTCCTAAAACAATATATGGATTCACGGTTTGTAAAGCTGATACCGTATAAGGCTGCAAAATCATATTACAAACCACGTTATATAATACCTCATTTAACAATGCTTTTTTTGCATACTCTTTTTCAAGTCTTTTGCTAAAACCTTCATCTATGTCAGACTCTATCTCTCTACTAAATTCTTCAATTTCATTTCTTTTAATTGCAGATATTGCATATTCATCTATTCTAGTATTAATAATTTTTCCACAGTACGTATCTTCCAGTATTGATTTTATTAATTGTATTTTTTTATCTATCCCATATTTAAAATACACTAATCTATCTCTCATCATTTCTATGTATCTTTTTCCTTCTTCATCAAAGTTATATTTCATAATGAAGGATCTTTTGTCTATTGGATCGCCTAATGCATATATTTCTCTTATTTCATTTATATACTCATCTTTATTTCCATTCTTTAAAACACTAGAATTTACTGAATTTATGGCTAAAGATGTTATTGCCTGTCTTTCAACTAAATTTATCATAGCTACACCCCCATTTTTTAATATACATTTGTTTAATATAAAGCTATTACATTTTATATTCTTTCATAAATTTCTCAAACATAGCTCTAAATATTTTTTCTTCCTCAGAGTCTTCTTTTGTATCCTCTTCTTTAGGTTTTTCTTCTTCAAAATCATAATCTATTTCTTCAATTACATCCCGAAGATTTTCGATGTTTATATCATCTTCATACATTAAGTTTTCATCTGTTGGAAAATCTAACTCAAAATCAATTCCATTTTCTTCTAGTTTCTTGAATCTTCTTTCTGTGCCCAGCCAATAATCTATATTATTACCTTTATCATTAATAATTTCATATATTTTATTAATAGCATTTATATCTTTAACTTCCTGCAACTCTAAAAATTCTACTTTACCTGTTGCTATAACATATATCATTTTTTCAAATATATCATTCATTGAAGCTAGATAAACATAATTATATCTAAGATTTAGCATATCGTAATCTTCAGCTTCTTCCAATTTTTCCTTATAAAAATCAATATAGTATTTCTCTGAATATGTATCAGAATAATCACCAAATACGGATAATCTAACTATTCTTATTTTCTCTGCCCCACAAACTGCAAACTCTAATAGCCTTTTCTTAAGCCGATTTTTATAATCTTCTAGATTATAGTTTAATTTTTCTTCAAGAGATAAAGCTTCCTCTTCGTATTTTTTTACATCTACTTTAGCTAGTTCAAATGATTTTTCAACTAAATCCTCTAAAATTATTTCTTGTTCTTTAATTGTTCTCATATATTTCACCTCCAAATATTTTAAATATATCTATTAATATCCAAATCTCATCACTTCTGCTTTTACAAGCTCCATAATTTTATCTACTACCATTTCAGAATTTGCCTTGTTTAATGTTTTTACAATTTCTCTATTTAAAACCAAGCTACTTATCACCATATGTAATACTTCATTTACAAGAGAGCTGTAGATATACTTAGAATCTAATCTCCGTATAAACCCCACACCTACATCGCAATGTAGTTCTTTAAGAGTATTTTCTACTACATCCATATGGAAAAACATCGGCTCTTTTTCAATTATTCTGTGTTTGTATAGCGAATCTTCGCAGTTCATTAATATTTTTTTAATAAGTTCTTTTTTTCGTATTTCCTCTAATCTAAAATATGCTATTCTTTCCTGCATAAGTTCTATATCTTTTTCTTCTAGGTTAGTGCTTATATCAAAACCTCTATCCTTAAAAATTGTTTCGTATTCTCTATAATCTAAAGGATTCTCTATATTAAATTTATTTCTTATATTTCTTTCATACTCTTCTCTACAGCAGTTTCTTAAAGTTGTAGATTTTATAGCATCTTCAACTAATGCAACTATAGCCTGCTTTTCTATTAAACTTAAATTCACAACAATCCCTCCTATCATTTTAATTTACTGATTTTTATATTCTTTCATAAACTTTTCGAACATATTTCTAAATTTATCTTCCATTTCTTTTTTATCAGATATATTTTCATTTACTTCAACTGTATTTTCTGTTATTTCTTCGTTTATTATCTCCTGAGGAGGTCCTTCATTTAATCTATCTGCTTCATTTAATAACTCACTATCACATTTCCATCTAAAGTTTCCCCAATATTTTTCTTCTCCAATTTTATCTATATATTCATACATCTCATCTGACATACTATCTGAATCTATTTTATCTATTTTTTTTATATATTCTTTATTTGTTGCTATTAGTATTAATATTCTAGAATATATCTCATTCATTGAAGATAGTCTTACATAATTAAATTTTAGAGTTGGTATATTGTATGAGTTTGCCATATTTGTTGCTTTAACAAAAGATTCTATATATCTATCCTCACCATAGCTTTTAAAATAATCATTCTTAGCGCAAAATTTTATACTTTTCGCTTTTTCAGAAGATGAAATATTTGCTAAAAGTACATTTCTTTTTAACTCTTCTTTATATTTATTTTCATCCATGTATTTTTCTTCAAGTATCTCTATCTCTGATTCATATTTTCTAGTATCAAGTTCTCCCATTTCAAATGCAGCATCTACTAAATCTCTTATATTAGTTTTTTGTTCAAATGTTAGTTCCTTTTTTTCTTCCATTGTAAACTCCTCCTCTAAAACATGTTCTGTTGCAATCACAATCTAGTTACTATCTAATATAGCATTCTTCGCTTCAGAACGCAAGTGATTTTTTGCTTTATTTTTTAAGTTATTTTGTCATAATGCCATAATTTATAACATAAAATACATTTATTTTTATATATAAAAAAAGAACCACCAATTTCTTGGCAGTTCTTTATATACTACATTTTAAATTTTATTATTTTATAACATCTACACCCATGTATGGTCTTAATACTTCTGGAACTACTACTGAACCATCAGCCTGCTGATAGTTTTCAAGTATAGCTGCTAAACATCTACCTACTGCAAGTCCTGATCCATTTAATGTATGAACGAATTCTGCTTTAGACTTTTTATCTCTTTTGAATTTTATGTTAGCACGTCTAGCCTGGAAGTCTTCGAAGTTTGAGCAAGAAGATATTTCAACATATCTTCCGTAGCTTGGCATCCATACTTCTAAGTCAAATTTGAATGCTGCAGTGAATCCTAAGTCCCCTGTACATATTTTAACTCTTCTGTATGGTAATCCTAATAACTGAAGTATTTCTTCTGCATCCATAGTTAATTTTTCTAATTCATCATAAGAGTTTTCTGGTAATACAAATTTAACTAATTCAACTTTGTTGAACTGATGCTGTCTTACTAGACCTCTTGTATCTCTACCTGCAGATCCTGCTTCTGATCTGAAACATGGAGTGTATGCACAGTATTTTATTGGTAACTGATCTGCAGTTAATATTTCATTTCTGTGTATATTTGTTACTGGTACTTCTGCTGTTGGTACTAGGAAGTATTCTAATCCTTCTAGTTTAAACATGTCTTCTTCAAACTTTGGAAGCTGTCCAGTTCCGCAGAAGCTGTCTCTGTTAGCCATGAAAGGTGGTAATACTTCTGTGTATCCATGATCAGCTGTATGAGTGTTTAGGAAGAAGTTTATTAAAGATCTTTCTAATCTAGCTCCTAAACCTTTGTATAATGTGAATCTTGATCCTGTTATTTTACCAGCTCTTTCGAAATCTAATATTCCTAAATCAGTTCCTATATCCCAGTGAGCTTTCTGTTCAAAGTCAAATTTTCTAGGTTCTCCCCATTTTTTAACTTCTACATTGTCTTCATCAGTTTCTCCCTGTGGTACATCTGGATGAGGAACGTTTGGTATTCTCATTAATGTGTAGTTTAATTTGTCTTCTACTTCTTTAACCTGTACGTCTATTCCTTTTATTTTATCAGATAATTCTTTTAATCTAGCTTTATCTTCTGTAACGTCTTTTCCTTCTTTTATTAGCTGAGGTATTTTTTTAGATTCTACATTTAATTCCTGTTTTAATACTTCAACTTCTTTTAATAAATCTCTTCTCTGGTCATCAAGTGCTACAACTGCATCAAGGTCGAATTCTTTTTCTCCTCTTATCTGCATAGCCTGTTTGATTTCATCTAAATTTTCTCTTATTCTTTTGATATCTAGCATTTTTCTGCTCCTCCCCAAATTAAAATTTCTGAAAATCACATAAAATTTTCAATTATATTGTATTGAATTTACAGATTTGGTTTTTCAGGGGCGTTTTTTGTATAAAAAAAGATTTTCACCCCTTACAAAAGGGACGAAAATCTGTTATCCGCGTTGCCACCCTAATTGAATGCACCTATAAATGCACATTCCTCTCAAAATCCTGTAACGTAGGAATACGTCTAACTTATTTCAGATTAGAAGCTCCAGAGTAGATTCAAAAACCACTGATATGAGTTCACACCGACCACTCACTCTCTGTAAACAGAACTGTTTTTTACTTAGCTCCTTCATTGCCTTTTCACTATTATGTATCCAATTATATTATAATAATCTCTATTTTTCAAGAGAAAATGAGAATTTTTAGTCTATTTTTATTTTCTTACAAAATTTTGAATTTATTTTTTTATCTATTTTTTATTTTCCTTTTACCACTACATTTACCTGAGGTAAAACAATTCCATTTTCATCAAATTTTTCTTTTATTTTTTCCATTAACTCATAATAGGCATTCCAATAATCTTCTGTTTTTACCCAAGGTCTACTTATAAATTCCATTGATTTATTCCCCATAGAGTTTATACCTATAAGAGGTTTTGGATCTGTAAGAACTCTTTTATCTTCATCAAATATTTCTTGTACAATATTTTTTAATACACCTACATTTGTATCGTAATCTACATTGAATGTAAAATCTATTCTTCTTATATTTTGATGTGTATAGTTTATTATATTATTACTTGTTATCTGGAAGTTTGGTATTATTATTGTCTTATTGTCTGGAGTTTTTAGTATTGTACTAAATATCTGTATATCTGCAACAGTTCCTTCTACATTTGTATCTGATGCCTGTATATAATCTCCTATTTCAAAAGGTTTAAAGAATAGTATTATAAATCCAGATGCTAGATTTGATAGTAATTCTTTAAATGCAAGCCCTATACTGAATCCTGCTGCTCCGACAATTGTTACTACAGATGTAGTTTTTATTCCTATCATATCTAAACTGTTTAGAACAACAACTACAATTATAGATATATATACACCATATACTATGAAATTTGTTATTCCTTTACCACTAGTATATTTCTCCAATATGTTAGAAACTATTCTTCTACATATTTTAGCAATAGCTAAACCAACAAAGAAGAATATTAACGAATATATTAATGATGGTATTTTATCTATACCTGTGTCTAAAAAAGCTTGTATTGTACTATCTGCAGTTATCCCTTTCATCTTTTCTCCTCAATATCAATTAATTTTAAATATAAAAAAAGATTACGTGGCTACGTCCTACTCTCCCAGGGGCCTTCGCCCCAAGTACCATCAGCGATAGAGAGCTTAACTTCTGTGTTCGGAATGGGAACAGGTGTATCCTCTCTTCTATAATAACCACATAATCTTTATTTTCAGAGATTGTACTCTGAAAACTACATACATATTAATCAAATTACCAAATATTTTCTTGGTCAAGTCCTCGACCTATTAGTATCGGTAAGCTACATACATTACTGCACTTCCACCTCCGACCTATCAACCACGTAGTCTTCATGGGGTCTTACTTCCGAAGAATGGGAAATCTTATCTTGAGGCTGGCTTCGCGCTTAGATGCTTTCAGCGCTTATCCGTTCCGTACATAGCTACCCAGCCATGCCTCTGGCGAGACAACTGGTACACCAGCGGTACGTCCACCCCGGTCCTCTCGTACTAAGGGCAGATCCTCTCAAATTTCCTACGCCTGCGACGGATAGGGACCGAACTGTCTCACGACGTTCTGAACCCAGCTCGCGTACCACTTTAATGGGCGAACAGCCCAACCCTTGGGACCTACTACAGCCCCAGGATGTGATGAGCCGACATCGAGGTGCCAAACCTCCCCGTCGATGTGGACTCTTGGGGGAGATAAGCCTGTTATCCCCAGGGTAGCTTTTATCCGTTGAGCGATGGCCCTTCCACTCAGAACCACCGGATCACTAAGTCCGACTTTCGTCCTTGCTCGACCTGTATGTCTTGCAATCAAGCTCTCTTATGCCTTTACACTCTGTGCACGATTTCCGACCGTGCTGAGAGAACCTTTGAGCGCCTCCGTTACCTTTTGGGAGGCGACCGCCCCAGTCAAACTGCCCGCCTGACAGTGTCCCAAGACCTGATTCAAGGCCTCTGGTTAGAGTCCCAGTACTACAGGGGTGGTATCCCAACGGTGGCTCATCCAAAACTGGCGTCCTGGAATCAAAGCCTCCCACCTATGCTGTACATGTAGTACCAAGACCCAATGCCAAGCTACAGTAAAGCTCCATGGGGTCTTTCCGTCCTGTCGCAGGTATCCGGCATCTTCACCGGAATTACAATTTCACCGAGTCTGTTGTTGAGACAGTGCCCAAATCGTTACGCCTTTCGTGCGGGTCGGAACTTACCCGACAAGGAATTTCGCTACCTTAGGACCGTTATAGTTACGGCCGCCGTTTACTGGGGCTTAAGTTCACTGCTTCGATTGCTCTAACAGATCCCCTTAACCTTCCAGCACCGGGCAGGCGTCAGCTCCTATACATCGTCTTGCGACTTAGCAGAAACCTATGTTTTTGGTAAACAGTCGCTTGGGCCTATTCTCTGCGGCCATCTTTCGATGGCACCCCTTATCCCTAAGTTACGGGGTCATTTTGCCGAGTTCCTTAACAACAGTTCTCTCGCTGGCCTTAGGATACTCTCCTCACCCACCTGTGTCGGTTTGCGGTACGGGCGCCTTTAAACTCGATAGAGACTTTTCTCGACAGTGTGAATGCAGATGCTTCGCTACTAAATTTCGCTCCCCGTCACACCCCAGCATTATATCCGTGGATTTGCCTCCGGATACTGCCTCAGTGCTTGGACGTGCATAACCAACAGCACGCTCATCCTGTCCTACTGTGTCATCCCATTTCTCAAACGCTTATTGGCGGTACAGGAATTTCAACCTGTTGTCCATCACCTACGCCTTTCGGCCTCGGCTTAGGTCCCGACTAACCCAGGGAGGACGAACCTTCCCCTGGAAACCTTGGGTTTACGGCCTGTGGGATTCTCACCCACATCTCGCTACTCATGCCAACATTCTCACTTCTTTACAGTCCACATGTCCTTACGGTCATGCTTCTGCCCAGTAAAGAAAGCTCCCCTACCCATCATAAATGATGCCGTGGCTTCGGTAGTAGGTTTTAGCCCCGGAAATCTTCGGCGCAGGATCACTCGACCAGTGAGCTATTACGCACTCTTTGAATGAGTGGCTGCTTCTAAGCCAACATCCTGGTTGTCTGTGCAATCCCACATCCTTTACCACTTAACCTACATTTGGGGACCTTAGCCGACGGTCTGGGCTGTTGCCCTCTCGACCGTGAATCTTATCACCCACGGTCTGACTCCCAGATAAAAGATGACGGCATTCGGAGTTTGATAGTCTTCGGTAGGTGCAATACCCCCTAGGACATTCAGTGCTCTACCTCCGTATCTCTGAATCTGAGGCTAGCCCTAAAGCTATTTCGGGGAGAACCAGCTATCTCCGGGTTCGATTGGAATTTCACCGCTATCCACAAGTCATCCCCGAGCTTTTCAACGCTCGTGGGTTCGGTCCTCCACGAAATTTTACTTTCGCTTCAACCTGCTCATGGATAGGTCACCCGGTTTCGGGTCTACGTCATGCAACTAAACGCTCAGTTAAAACTCGCTTTCGCTGCGGCTGCATACTTGAAGTACTTAACCTTGCTGCATAACGTAACTCGTTGGCCCGTTCTACAAAAAGTACGCGGTCACACAAGAAATGTGCTTCCACAGTTTGTAAGTACAGGGTTTCAGGTTCTATTTCACTCCCCTCCCGGGGTTCTTTTCACCTTTCCCTCACGGTACTATGCGCTATCGGTCACCGGGTAGTATTTAGCCTTGGAGGGTGGTCCCTCCTGCTTCCCACGGGGTTTCACGTGTCCCGTGGTACTCTGGATCATATCGGAAGTCTTCTCACTTCGACTACAGGGCTGTTACCTTCTATGGCGGAGCTTTCCAAAACTCTTCGTCTGTAATAACCTCTTCCTGATGATATGTCCGCAACCCCTAAGAAGCGAACTTCTTAGGTTTGGGCTGTTCCGCGTTCGCTCGCCGCTACTAGCGGAATCGAATTTCTTTCTCTTCCTTCGGGTACTTAGATGTTTCAGTTCCCCGAGTTCCCCTCAACGAGCTATGTATTCACTCGAAGATACCATGACATTACTCATGGTGAGTTTCCTCATTCGGAAATCTATGGATCAAAGTTTACGTGCAACTCCCCATAGCTTATCGCAGCTTATCACGTCCTTCATCGGCT harbors:
- the serS gene encoding serine--tRNA ligase produces the protein MLDIKRIRENLDEIKQAMQIRGEKEFDLDAVVALDDQRRDLLKEVEVLKQELNVESKKIPQLIKEGKDVTEDKARLKELSDKIKGIDVQVKEVEDKLNYTLMRIPNVPHPDVPQGETDEDNVEVKKWGEPRKFDFEQKAHWDIGTDLGILDFERAGKITGSRFTLYKGLGARLERSLINFFLNTHTADHGYTEVLPPFMANRDSFCGTGQLPKFEEDMFKLEGLEYFLVPTAEVPVTNIHRNEILTADQLPIKYCAYTPCFRSEAGSAGRDTRGLVRQHQFNKVELVKFVLPENSYDELEKLTMDAEEILQLLGLPYRRVKICTGDLGFTAAFKFDLEVWMPSYGRYVEISSCSNFEDFQARRANIKFKRDKKSKAEFVHTLNGSGLAVGRCLAAILENYQQADGSVVVPEVLRPYMGVDVIK
- a CDS encoding mechanosensitive ion channel family protein; protein product: MKGITADSTIQAFLDTGIDKIPSLIYSLIFFFVGLAIAKICRRIVSNILEKYTSGKGITNFIVYGVYISIIVVVVLNSLDMIGIKTTSVVTIVGAAGFSIGLAFKELLSNLASGFIILFFKPFEIGDYIQASDTNVEGTVADIQIFSTILKTPDNKTIIIPNFQITSNNIINYTHQNIRRIDFTFNVDYDTNVGVLKNIVQEIFDEDKRVLTDPKPLIGINSMGNKSMEFISRPWVKTEDYWNAYYELMEKIKEKFDENGIVLPQVNVVVKGK
- a CDS encoding deaminase gives rise to the protein MGNRVKDKELEIVKSKEDEILNKEILDIYDKDFEKIGTATRGEIHEKGHIHKVVHCWFEEDTENGKYCYFQQRAMYKSYPGLYGVMVGGHIDSGEDVFEALKREISEEAGIVAKEKNISFINEIFENIVDGDFIDNEICEVYRYKVDEDTVFNPNKEVAKVVRMNEEEYKKCVFGITETVEAEVVAVSNQQGMKEYAVGDKFLINTEDFCEYDRQYVRMVTGMSDDEYFMMEALREAKKAYDKEETPIGAVIVKDGEIIGRGHNLTEHLKDATAHSEILAIKNAAKKLKGWRLFGCKMYVTMEPCVMCCGAIVNSRIREVVIGAKRVKNAKIEKQSDFKKEYFEDSKVEYKYGVLEEECAGMLGSFFKRLR